The Pogoniulus pusillus isolate bPogPus1 chromosome 21, bPogPus1.pri, whole genome shotgun sequence genomic interval TGGTTCTCATATCACTTTAATTAGTCAGTCCATGCTATAGGGATCCCTCATAGTTAACATGGATACTTTTAATTTCGAGTAGAAGAGGGGAAAGGTAGCAATATCTGTTCAGCTGGGAAATGCTATTCTAAAATGGCATAGAAACTGCATTTCTAGAGCTACCTAGTAAACATGCATTTTAAAGAAATACATGCAATTCTGCAGTGTGCTTGAGTATAGAAGGAGTTAAGTAGAATGCTAGCTGTCCTTcaaaaaaacttttttttttgactaAATGTTTATATAATTAGTCTATATTTCTTAGAGGCCAAATTCTTCAGAAATAATTGAATATACAGTGCAACAGGAAAACTGAATAACTCAATCATTTTGCAGTGTTGTGTTTCCCTCTGATACAAAACTATTTCTTAATAGTCTGTAAGCTTGACAGTAAAACTCACTGCTTGGCAATAGCTATGCACTAGCTCTCAAATACTGCAAAGCATTTGATAAAGTATGACACAATAACCTATGATTAGTAGTACAATTCTCTTCAAACAGTCTGCAGTCAATGTATTTCTCAACATGAACAAGCGTATCACAGTCACTCCCTATGTCTTTCAAATATAAATGTGTGGTTAACAATGACAAATTTGTATTCAGCTATGTTTCTTTCTTCTAGAGGTACATCACTTACACAtaagcacacagcagcctcaTACGTGAGCATCTAAGATGTTGAAGAAGCTAAACTTTTCTAATTTGATAGCATAAGAAAATTGTGGTGATTCAGTATCAAGAAAATTATTATCTATGACaccttttttcctgcttttctgaGGTTTCACAACGGATGTCTTTCCTTGCTGAAGCTGCTCCTCAAAATTACATAGAGCTAAAAACCTCCACTGCCTTGTATTCCTGTGGATATCTCTATTAGTGTAGCGTGTAAGTGGAGTGTAGCGTATTAGTGTAAAGTGGagtgaaaatgaaaacagcagctggaaaaTCAGACTCAGATTTTCTCAAGAAAAGGAAAGTAAATCTTGATTATGAAGAGTTAAACTGATATTCATCCAAAATATCACTGTGTAGCAAGTGACCATTAATAGTGAAATTAAGCCTAATATAGATTCTTGGTATTCCTTGTTTCTTTAGTAGCTGAGTGTCACCTGTGACAAATATAGTATTAATCTGTGCTTAATTGTAAAGCAAATTAATTAATAAACCAAATTATATCCCAATCTgatttaattaaaaatatttataatTGATATTGTCTGTACTTAATCTGCAGCAATCTTTGCTCAAGGGGAAAAACTAGAGATTAAGCTTTTCTATGCTATTTTTTTCCACAAGGACCTTTCCATGTAATAACCAACTAGCTCTCAAATAACAAACATCCAAAAGTCCAGTAATCAGGTTAGATATTGCTTCAAATAAACAATATTATGGATCAGGTTATTTATCCAAAGTGATTTATGTAGATTAGGTGTTATGTGTATTCTTTGGCTGCAATGCAGTGCAGTCTGTTGTTACCTATTTCATAGACCTGTTAACACAGAACTGAAgagaaaccattctatggacaCCTACTACTTTGAAATGTATGAGCCCAATGGAAAAGAAGTGGTTTATTCTTAGAATGATGTTAGAATGATGTTATGTTGGAATGAtgatttaaataaaataaaataaaatatttattttcttctaatCACTTTAGCACTTTTTGGAAGagattaaaaaattaaaattactcattttctggaaaaaaatgtataaaacatttaaatgatttttttaagtATAAGAGCTAAAATGGCATATGGTAATATGTCCATCATCTTGCCCAGATGAAATATGATGAGTAATCATATTGTTCTATACCTTCCACATACTCAATATTGTTTTATATTCTACGTTGTTCTGTACTGTTCCACAATATGACAAATAATTATATTGTCATAATCTGTAATTAAAtgcattttccttttaaaaatattttcctagtAGTAAGGCTGTAAGATGAAAGTGATTTCAGAGTATCTGTGCTATGAAATTTTTTCTGTTCCAAGTTTTGATTTTGATGACATGGCATTTGCTATCAGAAAAACGATGCATCATGGCAGAGTGGCCTCCATCATATATTTTAAACTGGGTTATGATCTGCTTTTCACTGGGCTCTCAGTTTAAATAGAATTAACTCAGAAACACTTCAACAGTTGGTTTTCCAACAGATTTTTGGTCTTTTACAGCATGTCCTGATTTTTATGCAGTAGTCAGTAGCTACCTGTGTATTCCTGTACTTCTGCATAACTGTGAATTTTATTCCATTGATGTAGATAATGCAGACTTATATTGCTTATTGCTTACTTATATAGTGCTGTAAAAACTCTCCCAAACAACAGGTACAGTGCGGTAATTTCTTCATGACAGGCAATTAAAACATCACTGGTTTAATGCTGATTCAAAGCCAGAGGGGAAGCAACGTGACAAATAGACATTCTCTGACAAACCCATGGCCATTCTAATGGAGAAACAGTGTGTCAGATCAAAAGTCTGGTTGGATTTAGAAGTTCCCTATAGAAATAGGATTGGCACTAGGTGTTAGAGATAGAAAAGTTAGGTGACTGGTGTGAAGTGAtttaggaagaaatatttctggaTGGGTATTTTATTTAATTATCATGAACAACCATATTCAAATTAGATGAATCATTTCCTGATATGCCCACTCTGTCCACACACACTGCATGGTAAGCTAACCTTTGATTAGAGGACTAACCTTAGCTGCATAAAGTCATAACATTTTGACATATAGGGATGTAGACATAAAATTCATATATAGGGATTTGAGgctttttgctgcttctgtccaGAAACTTATCCTTCAGCTTTCAGAAAGAAAGGAGATAGAAAAGCTAATGAGCACCACACTTTTCCTCGTCACAATTACCTGGTTGAGCTAGCCTCATTTTGCATGCTGGTAAGCAATCAAATGAAAGCTCAAAATGCTTTACTATACCTGATTGCGGactttgtttgggggtttgggctGCTGCTTCAGGGCTAGAGGTGGCATGGACACGTTGATTGGCAGAACTATGGATGCTACTCGGAACAGCTGCTGAGATGTTTTTGCGAGGCTTTGTGTCTTGCAACCACATTGGAGATGCCTCAAAGGCTTGCATTCGCCGAGAATGGCTATTAGCAATGACTTTGAGAAATGCCTGGGCCTTGTATTCCTGAAGATCTCCATAGTTGGCATCGGTCACCCTGCACTCATATAAGCCTTCATCCTTTTTTCTCACTTTTGAAATCTGGAGCTTGTGGGAGATGTCATTCCCTTGTACTTTCACTGTCTGCAAATTTGCCAggaaaaacagacaaacaaacatgCTATCAGGTATTACTCTTTCTTTGGGAAAACTCTACTAATgtagaatctctccagagaagtcaAGTGCCAAATTGTTCAATGGTGTGATGGTGCTTAATGCAGGGAGTCTACATCAAGGATGAGTATGGTTGTTTTTATATATAATGATGTCTGCCATCTTCTTTCCATACCTGCTTATGTGTTTTGCCCTGAAGTGCTTATTGTTTGATAAATTGAAGACCAATACTTGTGAATACATTATTGTTTTAAGTAACTGGGTAGACTTTACTGATTGTTTTTTCTATCCAGCTCTGTATTGTCAGCTGAGTTGAAAGGATGGATTGCACACTTTCAAGCATGACATATGCAATATTAATTACATAGAAAGTGCTGCATAGTTATTTGATCCTTATTTATTCATATCTACTGAACAGCACATATTCAGCaaaaacattaaaaacatttCATATTCATTCATAGAGTTTCTGTATGTCCTATTCTGCCTTCATTTGTTCCCATGAAGCATCTGCAAGGTGGACAGTGCTGCATAGCACTAGTGACAATACCAgaatttggtttgggttttgcatTTGAAACTTAGAAATTGTTGCAGTCACCATGTATGCATGGTTATGATTTACGCTCATTATCTTGTAAAACAATAGCAGTGGTGAATTTTAGtccattaaaacaaacaaaaccccctaaacaaaaaaaagcaaaacccctCATCACAACATTCAGTATATTTTACTGTTTCCTTAATGAATATACTAAACTCCCTTAAAAGTTTACTCTCCATTTCATGAAGACACTTTCCATATACTATTCCAATGGAATAGTACCCAAAGACCACACATGAGCCTCATTTGAAAGGTAGTCTACAAAGGTAACTGAAGATATGGTCCATGACATAATTTATAGTGTATTTGAAAAAATATAATAAGAAATGTAAGTATGGTCTGAACCCTCATTTATGAATGTTTCAATTGTATCTAGTGGCACTTTGGTGTGGTGTAATTACTTGGTTAGCTATTTGCAGGCTTCAAAGAACAGCCAAGTAAAGGGTTCCATGGCAGCTATTCCCTGCTATCTCTTGCTGGTTTAAGTTTTACTAGCACTTAGAACCCTTGTTTGCAGCTAAAAAGCACTTCTGAGGGGATTGTGTCTGAGAACAGGGAAATGTCTTGAGCTCATAAGGAGCACTCACGCTACAGCATCTGCTAAGTATCTGTGTCTTTCCACTGCTGCAAACACCACCCCATGGCCCCACCCCCATACATTTCTTGGGACACAGAGGAAGGAGACTCTGGATTCTCCTGAGGTCAGGGCATGTGGCTGTATCTGACTCAGGGTATGAACCTCTTGAGGAAGACATCCTTTCCCTGGACAGGAGCTGGAGAAGTGTTGCTGATAGTTTTGTTGAGACAATGTTCTGTTTTGATCTCCAAATGGCAGATCAGTAACTCTGAATCAGACACTCACTTTCCTAAGAAATTCTCAGGGACCAAAGAGTGGAGGTTACTCCCAACAGGAAGGTCTTCTCCAAAGACTCTCCTGGGTGTTTTTTCTCAGCCACCAGGTACGATTTTGAAAATGCAGTCATTTACACTGTTTCGCACTACCCTTTGAGGACAGTGCAGCTCCACAGCCGCACTTCAGCCTTAAAACTAGCTTTGGAACCCTGTGGCAGACCTAGCAGTTATTTACCCCAGGGTAAATGGAAGCAAGAGGTACAAGGATGGGTGCAGATCATCTCTTTCTTGAGATGGAACAGGGTCTGTCAGTCTACGGCCCGGGGCCCCACTGGCCTATGCCCTTTGCACCCAGatgtccccagggctgcaggctgcgtgggtcagggctgctcttgcaccctctgccagggctgacAGGAAACAGCTGCGGGATGCGGCCGCCTGGACACTTCAGCTTGAGGTGTGGATGGGGAAAGGATGCGGGAGGGGTGGCAGCCTCGCCGTACCCCGCCGTGCCTCCGGCGAGgcggctgctggcagctcccctCTGGTTTGGGAAGGGCCCGCCCGGCCGGCGGCGGCTACCGGCGCCATGCAGCGCCACTTACACTGATCTTCGTGCCGTCGCTATCCAGGTCTCGTTCGGGCAGGAGCTCCACCTGCAAGGAAAGGAACGCTGCCGTGGATGGCCGGCCCTGGCCCTCCCCTCCGCCGCGGGTGCTCCGTCTGCGCCCCGGGGCCAAGCCCGGTGAGCAGCGCCCGTGTGTGCCGCCTGCGGGCAGCGCCGCCGAAAGCCGGCACCAGTGGCGCGGCACTGCCCTGCGGACCGCCGCCCGCCGCCTCTTTTCGGGCTGGCGGAGCGCCCGGGCTGGTGCGGAGGTGGCAGCGGAGGAGGGGATGAGCGGCCGTGGATGACAATGTAAGTGGACATGCCACACTCCGTCCTGCTGCAGTAGTGCTGTTGTATGGTTTTGAatgtgttgtgggtttttttgaagcGTTGGCTTCCTCCTGCATCTCCTTCTTCTGGCAGCTGCATGCAGAGTTAAGACTGTCAATATGACTGCAAGAGCTGTAAATTGGAGGGTAGGTGTAGAAACTCGCCGTTTGGGAAATTAAACATTcccacaaggagcagcctctgaacagctgctttccaaagggaaaatgagagaagaaagaggggggggaaggctTTGTAAACACGAGTGgttttgtaaatatctgtagcTGCATCCTGGGAGTGACAAGCACCAAAATCATCCCTTGAGGTGGGCAATTTTCTCTGCGGGCTACTGCACTGTTATTTCATGGTCAAAATTAAGTCCCCAGGGAGATCCAGAACATCTTTCTGCTCCACtcgctcccctcccccctccttctctccttccctccttctcaaTCCTAGGGTGGTTTGGGGACCTTGCAGTGAAGGACCAGTACCTGAGTGCCTGTGACTTCAGCTTCAGCCTCTTGGTCCTCAGCTGCCCGCAGAAACCACCACTGGATTTCAAGGTACACGGAAGTGGAACCGCTTTGAAAAGCACAAGACATCTCCACATTCTGCCCTTCAGTGGCTGTGACATTTCGGGGAAACTCGGTGAATTTTGCTGCAAAACAAATATAATAACCTGTTACCTACCCGTTGTTTATTCTCTGCTTTTAGAGTCATACACCCAGGTATGACTTTCCTCCCTTAAGCACAAATCCATTTTATTTACACTCTCAGCTCTGCTTATGAGAAATTCcataaacagaatcacagaatcaatcaggttggaaaagacctttgagatcatcaagtccaacctagaaatCCCCCTGCTCGCTCCCATGGGCTAGTAAAGTTTTGTGCAATGCAGTATTTCACCAGATTCACTGAGGGATTTTGCTCAAGAACAGTTTGGTAGATGTAGACTGATTTGTTCTATTTTGTAGGGCTGAGCTGGAAAAGTGTGAATTGATAAGCCTTCCATAGccagctggagaagctgctggaaaGGGCATTCTTCCGAAGTGTAGGTTATCACCATGCATCAAAACACCCATTTCAAAGACTTCACCTGAGGTAATTACTCTTTCTGAGAACCTCTGCTTGCATAATTAGACCAAAACCAGTCCATCTTCTGTTTCTCAGTTTTGACAGATGCTTTTAAGACCTTGGTATCCCACTCCTCTAATAGGAGGCCTATTTCAGTGTACCACTCCTAGATTTAACAACTAATTCTGATGGATATAGTCCAAGGCACCAGATCCTTAAGTCTTAGTCTTTACTCCCTTCTTGCCCTTTCTTATAGCGTACTTTAAAATGTTCTCATGTAGTTAAATGTAACAGTCAAGTGGGGGGTACTACATAtaaacaataaataaataaaatttgtATTTCAAGAAGAAAATTTGTATGAGTCTGAAGTATTGCTATGTGCTATGCACTGCTACAGATTGACTAGAGCACATTATGATGCCAAGGAAATGTTGCTTGAtgtcttctcctttcttcctttatcCAGTCATCCTAGTTAACCCAGAATTGGTGGGAGCAATATAGGCAACCAATGTTACTTCTTTCCCCTTTTACATTTGTGCCTGACGACAGATACTTAGCCATTAGCTTTGTATTTCATCGTGTCTCTGTTTGATGACAAAAGGACTGTCCACTTATATATTTGGGGCATGTTAGTTTATTCGGGGGTTGTTTATCTTTCTTTTGCTCGtttgctccttccctccctcctgatCAGATCATTCGAGCAGTGTGAAGGTGCAGGGGGCAATAGTGCCAGCCTTCCACCGAGTCACACCGCCAAGCACAAACTGGCACAGGCTCGCAAAGCCGCCATGGAGCTGCAAAGCAGGGAACGGCGGACAGCGGAAACAGACAGCAGGCGGAGGCAGCGGGCAGCGGGAGGGGGGCAGCGAGCAGCAGTCACGATGGTGGGCAGCAGGTAGCAGGTAGCAGGCGAGGGCAGCGGTCATCGGTCAGTAGGCGAGGGCAGCGGGCAGTGGACCGTAGGCGGCGGGCAGCAGGCGGGGACGATGGGCAGGGGACAGCAAGCAG includes:
- the VSTM2A gene encoding V-set and transmembrane domain-containing protein 2A isoform X1 gives rise to the protein MMGIFLAYVGLIFFSVMYIQQGLSMQAKFTEFPRNVTATEGQNVEMSCAFQSGSTSVYLEIQWWFLRAAEDQEAEAEVTGTQVELLPERDLDSDGTKISTVKVQGNDISHKLQISKVRKKDEGLYECRVTDANYGDLQEYKAQAFLKVIANSHSRRMQAFEASPMWLQDTKPRKNISAAVPSSIHSSANQRVHATSSPEAAAQTPKQSPQSAKSNSPVKSMERTAKLTLTSNHHSAPNVL
- the VSTM2A gene encoding V-set and transmembrane domain-containing protein 2A isoform X3, whose product is MMGIFLAYVGLIFFSVMYIQQGLSMQAKFTEFPRNVTATEGQNVEMSCAFQSGSTSVYLEIQWWFLRAAEDQEAEAEVTGTQVELLPERDLDSDGTKISTVKVQGNDISHKLQISKVRKKDEGLYECRVTDANYGDLQEYKAQAFLKVIANSHSRRMQAFEASPMWLQDTKPRKNISAAVPSSIHSSANQRVHATSSPEAAAQTPKQSPQSVHAKTFMGTRANLAR
- the VSTM2A gene encoding V-set and transmembrane domain-containing protein 2A isoform X2; this encodes MMGIFLAYVGLIFFSVMYIQQGLSMQAKFTEFPRNVTATEGQNVEMSCAFQSGSTSVYLEIQWWFLRAAEDQEAEAEVTGTQVELLPERDLDSDGTKISTVKVQGNDISHKLQISKVRKKDEGLYECRVTDANYGDLQEYKAQAFLKVIANSHSRRMQAFEASPMWLQDTKPRKNISAAVPSSIHSSANQRVHATSSPEAAAQTPKQSPQSGARIATSHGLSVLLLVCGFVKGALL